In the Engraulis encrasicolus isolate BLACKSEA-1 chromosome 9, IST_EnEncr_1.0, whole genome shotgun sequence genome, one interval contains:
- the usp12a gene encoding ubiquitin carboxyl-terminal hydrolase 12A has product MEILMTVSKFASFCTMGANASALEKEIGSEQFPVNEHYFGLVNFGNTCYCNSVLQALYFCRPFREKILAYRSQPRRKENLLSCLADLFHSIANQKRKVGVIPPKKFITRLRKENELFDNYMQQDAHEFLNYLLNTIADLLQEERKQDKQANGRLANGTLDSQNNNSSGSSSNSSASSNPPPAPTWVHEIFQGTLTNETRCLTCETISSKDEDFLDLSVDVEQNTSITHCLRGFSNTETLCSEYKYYCEECRSKQEAHKRMRVKKLPMILALHLKRFKYMEQLQRYTKLSYRVVFPLELRLFNTSGDATNPERLYDLVAVVVHCGSGPNRGHYIAIVKSHDFWLLFDDDIVEKIDAQAIEEFYGLTSEISKNSESGYILFYQSRD; this is encoded by the exons ATGGAAATCCTAATGACAGTTTCCAAATTTGCCTCTTTTTGTACCATG ggCGCCAATGCCTCCGCTTTGGAAAAGGAGATTGGCTCTGAACAGTTCCCTGTCAACGAGCACTACTTTGGTTTGGTCAAC tttgggAACACCTGCTACTGCAACTCGGTGCTGCAGGCGCTGTATTTCTGCCGTCCGTTCCGGGAGAAGATCTTGGCGTACCGCAGCCAGCCGCGCCGCAAGGAGAACCTGCTGAGCTGCCTGGCCGACCTCTTCCACAGCATCGCCAACCAGAAGAGGAAGGTGGGCGTCATCCCGCCCAAGAAGTTCATCACGCGACTACGCAAAGAGAATG AGCTGTTTGATAACTACATGCAGCAGGACGCCCACGAGTTCCTCAACTACCTGCTGAACACCATCGCAGATCTGCTGCAG GAGGAGCGTAAGCAGGACAAGCAGGCTAACGGTCGCCTTGCCAACGGGACGCTGGACTCCCagaacaacaacagcagcggcagcagcagcaatagctcCGCCTCCAGTAACCCTCCGCCCGCTCCCACCTGGGTACACGAGATCTTCCAGGGGACGCTCACCAACGAGACACGCTGCCTCACCTGCGAGACG ATAAGCAGCAAAGACGAAGACTTCCTGGACTTATCCGTCGACGTGGAGCAGAACACCTCTATAACTCACTGTTTAAG GGGCTTTAGCAACACGGAGACGCTGTGCAGCGAATACAAATACTACTGCGAGGAATGCAGAAGCAAGCAGGAGGCGCACAAAAG gatGCGTGTTAAGAAGCTGCCCATGATCCTGGCGCTGCACCTGAAGAGGTTCAAGTACATGGAGCAGCTGCAGCGCTACACCAAGCTGTCGTACCGCGTCGTCTTCCCGCTCGAGCTGCGGCTCTTCAACACGTCCGGAGACGCCACCAACCCCGAGCGCCTCTACGACCTCGTCGCCGTCGTGGTGCATTGTGGGAG TGGGCCTAATCGAGGCCACTACATCGCTATCGTGAAGAGCCACGACTTCTGGCTGCTGTTTGATGATGACATCGTAGAG AAAATCGATGCCCAGGCTATTGAGGAGTTCTACGGCCTCACGTCAGAAATCTCCAAGAACTCTGAGTCGGGCTACATCCTCTTCTACCAGTCTAGAGACTGA
- the gpr12 gene encoding G-protein coupled receptor 12 codes for MGGGLENGTYPPSPALPPGYPPLLVNPWDIVLCSSGTLIACENALVVLVIWQNPALRAPMFLLIGSLALADLLAGLGLVLHFTFAYLLRSDSAQLLTVGLVVASFSASVFSLLAITIDRYLSLYYALTYNSERTAAFTYTMLVLLWGLSLCLGLLPVTGVNCLGAEASCSVVRPLTKNNVVVLSISFLLLFGLMLQLYVQICKIVMRHAHQIALQHHFLAASPHYVTTRKGVSTLALILGTFAACWMPFTVYSLVADYTYPQLYTYATLVPATYNSVINPVIYAFRNQEIQKALWLVCCGCVPASVAHRARTPSDV; via the exons ATGGGCGGCGGCCTGGAGAACGGCACCTACCCCCCGTCGCCTGCCCTGCCCCCCGGCTACCCTCCGCTCCTGGTGAACCCCTGGGACATCGTGCTGTGCTCCTCGGGGACGCTGATCGCCTGCGAGAACGCCCTGGTGGTGCTGGTCATCTGGCAGAACCCGGCCCTGCGTGCCCCCATGTTCCTGCTGATCGGCAGCCTGGCGCTGGCGGACCTGCTGGCCGGGCTGGGCCTGGTGCTGCACTTCACCTTCGCCTACCTGCTGCGCTCCGACTCGGCCCAGCTGCTCACCGTGGGCCTGGTGGtggcctccttctccgcctccgtCTTCAGCCTGCTGGCCATCACCATCGACCGCTACCTGTCGCTCTACTACGCGCTGACGTACAACTCGGAGCGCACGGCGGCGTTCACGTACACCATGCTGGTGCTGCTGTGGGGGCTGTCCCTGTGCCTGGGGCTGCTGCCCGTAACGGGGGTCAACTGCCTGGGCGCGGAGGCCAGCTGCAGCGTGGTGCGCCCGCTCACCAAGAACAACGTGGTCGtgctctccatctccttcctGCTGCTGTTTGGCCTCATGCTGCAGCTCTACGTGCAG ATCTGCAAGATCGTGATGCGCCACGCGCACCAGATCGCCCTGCAGCACCACTTCCTGGCCGCCTCGCCGCACTACGTCACCACGCGAAAGGGCGTGTCCACGCTGGCGCTGATCCTGGGCACCTTTGCGGCGTGCTGGATGCCGTTCACCGTCTACTCGCTGGTGGCGGACTACACCTACCCGCAGCTCTACACCTACGCCACACTGGTGCCCGCCACCTACAACTCCGTCATCAACCCTGTGATCTACGCCTTCCGCAACCAGGAGATCCAGAAGGCCCTCTGGCTTGTCTGCTGCGGCTGCGTGCCCGCCAGCGTGGCGCACAGGGCCCGCACGCCCAGTGACGTCTGA
- the rpl21 gene encoding 60S ribosomal protein L21 — MTNTRGKRRGTRYMFARPFRKHGPVPLSTYMRIYKKGDIVDIKGTGTIQKGMPHKCYHGKTGRVYNVTQHAVGIIVNKQVKGKILAKRINVRIEHIKHSKSRDSFLQRVKENEALKIAAKQQGTWVELKRQPAAPRPAHFISTKNNQPQLLEPIPYEFMA; from the exons ATGACGAACACAAGAGGCAAGAGGAGGGGAACTAGGTATATGTTCGCCCGTCCCTTCCGTAAGCATG GACCCGTTCCTCTGTCTACGTACATGCGCATCTACAAGAAGGGAGATATCGTTGATATCAAG GGCACAGGTACCATCCAAAAGGGGATGCCTCATAAGTGTTACCATGGCAAAACAGGCCGTGTCTACAATGTGACCCAGCATGCTGTCGGCATCATCGTCAACAAGCAGGTCAA GGGCAAGATCCTGGCCAAGAGGATCAACGTGCGTATCGAGCACATCAAGCACTCGAAGAGCAGGGACAGCTTCCTGCAGCGCGTCAAGGAGAACGAGGCGCTGAAGATCGCCGCCAAGCAGCAGGGCACATGGGTCGAGCTCAAGCGTCAG cctgCCGCTCCCCGTCCCGCCCACTTCATCAGCACCAAGAACAACCAGCCGCAGCTCCTGGAGCCCATCCCCTACGAGTTCATGGCATAA